The following coding sequences lie in one Salvelinus fontinalis isolate EN_2023a chromosome 21, ASM2944872v1, whole genome shotgun sequence genomic window:
- the LOC129818994 gene encoding uncharacterized protein LOC129818994 isoform X1 produces METLGSKREMALPSQSSSQAIGAPTVSSSQEIGAPTVSSSQEIGTPTLSSSQAIGALTLSSSQAIGTPTLSSSQAIGALTLSSSQVIGAPTLSSSQAIGALTVSSSQAIGAPTVSSSQVIGAPTLSSSQAIGTLTLSSSQAIGTPTVSSSQVIGAPTLSSSQAIGTPPLRNFTIPRRKRGDGKALLDVCLKESRDYSLIQTTLNESRLDMGKEISLSWQWDDVTLIHNEELLREFSEKRSEMRLKDRHVREMEERFCFLVTSDQKAHQMYQHGLKVENTDQHSLGNPSYGVYLHRHADVALKNISTNTPAGIILIIFKVLFGKVKKVHPCYGRNSTHDPTVNYDCHVSKDPAVPRDSLSQQVLSSSVFLFDYNENQELKQRPRQCLPYAMVSLVPSVNSSPTSTLVPSVKLGPKTKDSAACLETCTVAQRVGRGQNATVTFKHFGTTESPLPGYRSQGFGTNPPFQRGDQHNFQNITSIPNQLYHDGSNQPPPPPLHISPCDQPPPPPLHISPCDQPPPPPSPLSPCDQSPPPISPCDQPPAPLSSCVQLLPPFSSCVKPPPPPLLFSSCVQLPPLFSPCDQPPPPFSSCDQPPPPFSSCDQPPPPFSSWAPPLPQPFTGSITFLEDNGQVTDPIHLQIPSHAGTAQFDHNKPHLGNQVQSCQQVSNTPSTNQDNFWRQSTSATGALEPCSTIVYSSRVIKDPRLSARETNNMQRSISMESESGQQTGTSVCILTVKPEHKNLQNVPKQEKNLRESGKKNDPKPCQPDTPIDCSTTTLVNISAPSSVIPTTENQPSSRMLKMKFQKYSPYFYLTKEERKAKIGSLQHLSFDEKKTLLERTNFYATYFQKSRCLLNQNDKVTTVDPGRLCKPGSIKRCLSSTDSVEMCNSPQKTHEDSGAYLQQQVRQHNLPQYTTNGDQRSKPIPEMSAYNPSIVCGAVEENVALQLERNTGNMEPEDMNLCSPEPTTTCLTETEEDAHKVTVEPQDEMAMKNYSPIPFHPQAVNQTATSESRQDTEVRSNLNSATEEKPQDALNVNSNASKQNTEASSKPNSIRDEKNLNIVPEIAEGNRQSRELKCEPILAEKKQTNAVSSVDDTMANENPSEPRCPVIYESHTDIMDACEEVCGMETSEEVMSVKVFCPGVMLRQNHERLLQKDRECYGIGQHQQNESNTFSTCDNLADNTEECQADDSKAKDTVYSFLYNRLQLSELFLSPNQHGSCSISGKHYLKPKCKDSPMDTNKSLLLPCNPNHVDIGEGCNLRITINADRELSAVTESPSLSKRFSVSECPQGTQASQTVQENETFSNNSIISENTPIDSVLKTSTYYTTFNRAHARNAKLIKMMAEKYKGKENASVRIMRNHQHSRVKKKSIVEKSTTDIPYSEISRASHKVITGHMQMPFMQRGKDCLNVSHKNLKRKIFFPNKVTRNVRENKHKSCFTFKSKVAAHKISDILKTSTRVPIKSKKSTILKMIIDFRRKKRWGTFNHNRMYSQRNVCNALAKYITSSPTSDDNKRLRGNRFEKKHLKTPTRELETNMSMRDGNEKINEEKQIADAVDTTLTSSTIEIVNEEAAKSTSGSTASNFVEDIQHIEEVKDLSKSRTCNEGKPHDTETSQETQSNCTSLQNKLPPPKCTNTVAINQYNEGITEFKKHEVDLLKEKALQAYTHSIKEVEEANSDMAPAKEIISASENMEFPLDAAIKILCGSELNSNTPKPQEDIAWVLQHKYGKMETEKADTSDRTHYCNPLEQEDTPSKEVKLITRLRDYLTNFESIVRNPEPKTSDTLCETATNLPQICETMQNNVNDHKEKPVHLVVLDRVELRNLRPNAIPFPIKICTSIINTDNGLIHSKEQEHKEKTRGNKTNYYSIPCISPDSTSMLEVPEKSTQTPMDKNTTEAEISTSVPDINHGITIAEKYASREQQRQANCTIDANNMIMLKALAEIEPENSEFCQTKENTNQKPTSHIVRLNTKTFHKNFSVADISNALKHGDKVASLAELCPLRTECKVMMQYFILNFEEKQNVEVNRTIVSRDQILERYLDRPPVPMELKYEALNSFLELQIMMEAWQFVDNKMRFLSGQSTFRSLLWYDPTLYGELFKGKVGFQQQSSLYSSFQQSLINEGPIALQRYHLAVSTLNEQLKRAPEMSYYMYLKSKRERLEIEAALRNPSDIESFFLSVPLSCMVNFGDSVESLQRVQRLVTTFTETPADKLEDGFDVGKAEHLAMVFRFLQEKIYYLKACSNTMVSKTSWFGMEHILYDASKMLVWRDTKQAGSDEPQAKYKKANPQIVYGVTESGVSLLHTSVSKRTQLMVKTGTTAQRFRGRSRGRPPMENTRCAEKKYPQHGSLPIIDLTKSPNRDNPDVYHWVKPPSNPAAHFQAWTHQENLVKSQVVNWGERSHDTQAMERNIPASSLSRPVPTYPEIRACLRTSKSGTAPNSQIQLPASMGGVGSKSDGRQQWAVSWIPHNPQNIQNITGSDLRPMHPLWIGVGDNGHPPIGEPVLLEQTNLSSWSSLPSSPPPSVPAGNTAQQSLHSLPALTTTTNNFPPICEPLPINYPFFLLNGQTYSTANPELSTATLDNRGRFPPYVE; encoded by the exons ATGGAGACACTCGGTAGCAAGAGAGAGATGGCACTTCCATCCCAAAGCTCTTCCCAGGCAATAGGAGCTCCGACCGTGAGCTCTTCCCAGGAAATAGGAGCTCCGACCGTGAGCTCTTCCCAGGAAATAGGAACTCCGACCCTGAGCTCTTCCCAGGCAATAGGAGCTCTGACCCTGAGCTCTTCCCAGGCAATAGGAACTCCGACCCTGAGCTCTTCCCAGGCAATAGGAGCTCTGACCCTGAGCTCTTCCCAGGTAATAGGAGCTCCGACCCTGAGCTCTTCCCAGGCAATAGGAGCTCTGACCGTGAGCTCTTCCCAGGCAATAGGAGCTCCGACCGTGAGCTCTTCCCAGGTAATAGGAGCTCCGACCCTGAGCTCTTCCCAGGCAATAGGAACTCTGACCCTGAGCTCTTCCCAGGCAATAGGAACTCCGACCGTGAGCTCTTCCCAGGTAATAGGAGCTCCGACCCTGAGCTCTTCCCAGGCAATAGGAACTCCGCCCCTGAGGAATTTCACCATTcccaggaggaagaggggagatggaAAAG CTCTTTTGGATGTCTGCCTCAAAGAGAGCAGGGACTATAGTCTGATACAGACAACTCTGAATGAGTCCCGATTGGACATGGGCAAGGAGATATCCCTCAGCTGGCAGTGGGATGATGTCACGCTAATACACAACGAGGAGCTTCTGCGAGAGTTCTCTGAAAAAAG ATCTGAAATGCGTTTAAAGGATAGACACGTcagagaaatggaggagaggTTCTGTTTTTTAGTCACCTCTGACCAAAAAGCTCATCAAATGTATCAACACGGACTGAAGGTTGAGAACACGGATCAACACTCTCTGGGAAACCCGTCATATGGAGTCTATTTGCACAGGCACGCTGATGTGGCCCTGAAAAATATCAGCACCAACACCCCTGCTGGAATAATCCTCATCATTTTCAAG GTTCTCTTTGGCAAGGTGAAAAAAGTACATCCATGTTATGGAAGGAACAGCACACATGATCCAACGGTGAATTACGATTGTCACGTGTCCAAAGACCCCGCTGTCCCGAGGGACAGCTTGTCTCAGCAAGTTTTGAGCTCGTCG GTGTTCCTGTTTGACTACAATGAAAACCAGGAGCTCAAACAGAGACCAAGGCAATGTTTGCCATATGCTATGGTTTCATTGGTTCCTTCTGTAAATTCTTCTCCGACTAGCACTCTAGTTCCATCTGTAAAACTGGGGCCAAAGACAAAGG ATTCAGCAGCATGTTTGGAGACCTGCACCGTGGCTCAAAGAGTGGGTAGAGGTCAGAATGCGACTGTGACATTCAAACATTTTGGGACAACTGAAAGTCCATTGCCTGGATACAGATCTCAGGGATTTGGAACAAACCCCCCATTTCAAAGAGGTGATCAACATAACTTCCAAAACATTACTTCAATCCCAAACCAATTGTATCACGATGGAAGTAACCAACCCCCACCGCCTCCACTACACATTAGTCCCTGTGACCAGCCCCCACCGCCTCCACTACACATTAGTCCCTGCGACCAGCCCCCACCGCCTCCATCGCCCTTGAGTCCCTGCGACCAGTCCCCACCGCCCATTAGTCCCTGCGACCAACCTCCAGCACCCCTTAGTTCCTGTGTCCAACTTCTACCACCTTTTAGTTCCTGTGTCAAGCCCCCACCGCCTCCACTACTCTTTAGTTCCTGTGTCCAACTTCCACCACTATTTAGTCCCTGCGACCAGCCCCCACCACCCTTTAGTTCCTGCGACCAGCCCCCACCACCCTTTAGTTCCTGCGACCAGCCCCCACCACCCTTTAGTTCCTGGGCTCCTCCTTTACCACAACCATTCACTGGTTCAATTACCTTCTTGGAAGACAATGGACAGGTTACTGACCCTATACATTTACAGATCCCAAGCCATGCTGGAACAGCTCAATTTGACCATAATAAACCCCACTTAGGTAACCAAGTTCAGTCTTGTCAACAAGTTTCGAACACCCCGTCCACGAACCAGGATAACTTCTGGCGACAGTCTACATCTGCAACAGGTGCATTGGAACCATGCTCTACTATAGTTTATTCTTCACGTGTGATTAAGGATCCCAGATTGTCGGCACGAGAAACTAACAACATGCAGAGATCGATTTCAATGGAGTCAGAGAGCGGTCAACAAACAGGTACCTCTGTCTGCATATTGACCGTGAAGCCAGAGCATAAGAATCTCCAAAATGTACCAAAACAGGAGAAAAATCTCAGGGAAAGTGGAAAAAAGAATGATCCAAAACCATGCCAGCCTGATACACCAATAGATTGTTCTACTACTACTTTGGTGAATATTTCAGCTCCATCCTCTGTGATACCTACAACTGAGAATCAGCCATCGTCTAGAATGCTTAAAATGAAGTTCCAGAAGTATTCTCCATATTTTTATCTGAccaaagaggagaggaaggcaaaAATTGGTTCTCTACAACATCTGTCATTTGATGAGAAAAAGACATTATTAGAGAGAACCAATTTTTATGCGACTTATTTTCAGAAGTCCAGGTGTCTACTCAATCAAAATGACAAGGTCACCACAGTCGACCCTGGGCGGCTATGTAAACCAGGAAGTATAAAAAGATGCTTGTCCAGCACAGACTCAGTGGAGATGTGCAACAGTCCTCAAAAGACTCATGAGGACAGCGGTGCATACTTGCAGCAGCAGGTGAGACAACATAATCTGCCCCAGTACACCACAAATGGTGATCAGAGATCAAAACCTATCCCAGAAATGTCAGCCTATAATCCATCAATTGTCTGTGGGGCTGTGGAGGAAAACGTGGCCCTTCAACTTGAGAGGAACACAGGCAATATGGAACCAGAGGACATGAACCTTTGCAGCCCAGAACCCACCACTACATGTCTCACAGAAACGGAAGAGGATGCGCACAAAGTTACTGTGGAACCACAAGATGAAATGGCAATGAAAAATTACTCACCGATTCCATTCCATCCCCAGGCTGTCAACCAAACTGCAACCTCTGAAAGCCGGCAGGACACAGAGGTGAGGTCCAATCTTAACTCAGCAACAGAGGAAAAACCTCAGGATGCTCTAAATGTAAACTCTAATGCAAGCAAGCAGAACACAGAGGCAAGCTCCAAACCAAATTCCATAAGAGatgaaaaaaatctaaacattGTACCTGAAATCGCTGAGGGAAACAGACAGAGCAGAGAACTGAAGTGTGAACCAATCTTAGcagagaaaaaacaaacaaatgctGTAAGTTCAGTGGATGACACAATGGCGAACGAAAATCCCTCAGAACCAAGGTGTCCAGTCATTTATGAGAGCCATACTGATATCATGGATGCTTGTGAAGAGGTTTGTGGTATGGAAACATCAGAGGAAGTTATGAGTGTCAAGGTCTTCTGTCCTGGAGTTATGTTAAGGCAAAATCATGAAAGGCTTTtacagaaagacagagaatgTTATGGAATTGGCCAACATCAACAAAATGAATCCAATACATTTTCTACCTGTGATAACTTAGCTGATAATACTGAGGAATGTCAGGCTGATGATTCAAAAGCCAAAGATACAGTCTACAGTTTCCTGTATAACAGGCTGCAACTCAGTGAGCTCTTTCTTTCACCTAATCAGCATGGATCATGCTCAATTTCTGGTAAACATTACCTTAAACCAAAATGCAAAGACAGTCCTATGGACACCAATAAATCACTCCTTCTGCCCTGCAACCCAAACCACGTAGACATCGGAGAGGGATGTAACCTTCGCATCACAATAAATGCTGATAGAGAATTGTCCGCTGTCACGGAATCACCCTCTCTGTCCAAGAGATTTTCAGTGTCAGAATGTCCTCAAGGAACTCAAGCCTCACAAACTGTACAGGAAAATGAAACGTTTAGTAACAACAGCATTATCAGTGAAAACACACCCATTGACAGTGTTCTGAAAACATCCACCTACTACACCACCTTCAACAGAGCACATGCCCGCAATGCCAAATTAATCAAAATGATGGCAGAGAAATACAAAGGGAAGGAAAATGCATCAGTGAGGATAATGAGAAATCATCAACATTCAAGAGTGAAGAAGAAATCGATTGTTGAAAAATCCACCACTGACATTCCATACTCAGAAATATCAAGAGCATCCCATAAAGTCATTACAGGTCATATGCAGATGCCATTTATGCAGAGGGGAAAAGACTGTCTGAATGTTTCCCACAAAAACTTGAAACGCAAAATCTTTTTCCCCAATAAGGTCACAAGAAATGTCAGAGAGAACAAACACAAATCATGTTTTACATTTAAATCAAAGGTTGCAGCTCACAAAATTTCAGACATCTTAAAGACCTCAACACGAGTTCCCATAAAATCTAAAAAAAGCACTATCCTGAAGATGATAATAGATTTTAGGAGAAAAAAACGTTGGGGGACATTCAATCACAACAGAATGTACAGTCAAAGGAATGTGTGCAATGCTCTTGCAAAGTATATTACTTCCAGCCCAACGTCCGATGATAATAAACGTCTGAGAGGTAATCGTTTCGAGAAGAAACATCTGAAGACACCAACGAGAGAGTTAGAAACAAATATGTCTATGAGAGATGGAAATGAAAAGATCAACGAGGAAAAGCAGATAGCTGATGCTGTCGACACAACCTTAACTTCGTCGACCATAGAGATAGTCAATGAAGAGGCTGCAAAATCTACTTCTGGGAGCACTGCGAGCAACTTTGTGGAAGACATTCAACACATTGAGGAAGTAAAGGATCTATCTAAAAGCAGAACTTGCAACGAAGGCAAGCCACATGACACAGAAACATCTCAGGAAACCCAGAGCAATTGCACTTCCCTTCAGAACAAATTACCTCCACCGAAATGCACCAATACCGTGGCTATAAATCAATACAATGAGGGAATAACTGAGTTTAAAAAACACGAGGTGGATCTGCTGAAAGAAAAGGCATTACAAGCTTATACGCACTCTATAAAAGAGGTGGAAGAGGCCAACAGTGATATGGCGCCTGCTAAAGAGATCATTTCAGCTTCTGAGAACATGGAGTTTCCCTTAGATGCTGCCATCAAGATTCTTTGCGGCAGTGAGTTAAATTCAAACACACCCAAACCACAGGAAGACATCGCTTGGGTGTTGCAGCACAAGTATGGTAAAATGGAGACAGAGAAAGCAGACACATCAGATAGAACACATTACTGCAACCCACTGGAACAAGAAGACACACCCTCCAAGGAAGTGAAACTCATCACTAGATTAAGAGATTACTTGACAAATTTTGAGTCCATAGTTAGGAACCCCGAGCCAAAAACATCAGATACACTCTGTGAAACTGCAACGAATTTGCCACAGATTTGTGAAACTATGCAGAATAATGTCAATGACCATAAAGAGAAACCAGTTCACCTGGTTGTCCTTGACAGGGTGGAGTTGCGCAATCTGAGACCTAATGCAATTCCTTTCCCAATAAAGATATGCACTTCGATTATCAACACAGACAATGGCCTGATTCATAGTAAAGAACAGGAACACAAGGAGAAAACAAGAGGGAACAAAACAAATTATTACAGCATTCCTTGCATTAGCCCTGATAGTACGTCCATGTTGGAAGTCCCTGAAAAGTCCACTCAAACTCCTATGGACAAGAATACAACTGAAGCAGAAATCTCTACAAGTGTGCCTGACATTAACCATGGGATTACAATTGCAGAAAAGTATGCCTCAAGAGAACAGCAAAGACAGGCAAATTGCACTATTGATGCAAACAACATGATCATGCTCAAAGCACTAGCAGAAATTGAACCAGAGAATTCTGAATTTTGTCAAACAAAAGAAAACACCAACCAGAAGCCAACAAGCCACATTGTAAGGTTGAACACTAAGACTTTTCATAAAAACTTCAGTGTGGCTGATATCTCAAATGCACTAAAGCATGGAGACAAAGTAGCTTCCTTGGCCGAACTTTGCCCGTTGCGAACTGAATGCAAAGTCATGATGCAGTACTTCATCTTAAACTTTGAGGAAAAACAGAATGTTGAGGTCAATAGAACTATCGTCTCAAGAGATCAGATTTTAGAGCGATATCTGGACCGTCCTCCTGTACCAATGGAACTGAAGTACGAGGCGTTGAATTCTTTTCTGGAACTGCAGATAATGATGGAGGCCTGGCAATTTGTAGATAACAAGATGCGATTTTTGAGTGGACAATCTACATTTAGGAGTCTGCTCTGGTACGATCCCACTCTGTATGGGGAACTCTTTAAAGGGAAAGTGGGATTTCAGCAGCAGTCCTCTTTATATTCATCTTTCCAACAAAGCCTCATCAACGAAGGCCCAATTGCATTGCAGAGGTACCATTTAGCTGTCTCGACATTGAATGAACAGCTGAAAAGGGCCCCAGAAATGTCTTACTACATGTATCTCAAAAGCAAAAGAGAGAGGCTGGAGATTGAGGCTGCATTACGAAACCCCTCAGACATAGAGAGTTTCTTCCTCTCTGTACCACTGTCTTGCATGGTCAATTTTGGCGACAGTGTGGAAAGTTTACAGAGGGTCCAGAGGCTTGTGACGACTTTCACAGAGACTCCTGCAGACAAATTAGAAGACGGATTCGATGTTGGAAAGGCTGAGCACCTTGCCATGGTGTTCCGATTTCTTCAGGAGAAAATCTACTATTTGAAAGCTTGCAGCAACACGATGGTCAGCAAGACGTCTTGGTTTGGCATGGAACACATCCTGTATGACGCTTCGAAGATGCTGGTGTGGAGGGACACGAAACAGGCTGGGTCAGATGAGCCGCAGGCGAAATACAAGAAAGCAAAtccacaaattgtctatggggTGACTGAATCTGGTGTCTCACTGTTGCATACAAGCGTGTCAAAGAGGACCCAGCTCATGGTTAAGACTGGGACCACAGCACAGAGATTCAGAGGTCGGAGTCGGGGGAGACCGCCTATGGAGAACACTCGCTGTGCTGAG AAGAAATATCCTCAACATGGGTCTTTGCCGATAATAGACCTCACAAAATC CCCTAACAGGGATAACCCAGATGTATACCATTGGGTCAAACCCCCAAGCAACCCTGCAGCCCATTTCCAGGCTTGGACACACCAAGAAAACCTTGTCAAGAGCCAGGTAGTAAACTGGGGTGAAAGGTCACATGATACGCAAGCCATGGAGAGGAATATCCCTGCATCTTCCTTATCCCGACCTGTGCCAACATACCCTGAAATCAGGGCCTGTCTAAGGACTAGTAAAAGTGGGACAGCGCCAAACTCACAGATCCAGTTACCTGCCTCAATGGGAGGGGTGGGAAGTAAATCAGATGGGAGGCAGCAGTGGGCCGTGAGCTGGATTCCCCATAACCCCCAGAACATCCAGAACATCACAGGAAGTGATCTGAGGCCAATGCATCCTCTGTGGATTGGTGTTGGGGACAATGGTCATCCCCCCATCGGGGAGCCTGTCCTCTTAGAGCAAACTAATCTGTCTTCCTGGTCtagtctgccttcttctcctcctccatctgtACCAGCAGGAAATACAGCACAACAATCTCTGCACTCCCTCCcagctctcactaccactacaaaTAATTTCCCTCCCATATGTGAGCCCCTTCCTATAAATTACCCATTTTTCCTCCTGAATGGTCAGACCTATTCCACTGCCAATCCTGAATTATCCACAGCAACTCTTGATAACAGAGGGAGATTTCCTCCCTATGTAGAGTAG